From Hermetia illucens chromosome 6, iHerIll2.2.curated.20191125, whole genome shotgun sequence, one genomic window encodes:
- the LOC119659952 gene encoding uncharacterized protein LOC119659952 produces the protein MDSLIIQPLTAKSLLHVTRYRLKCTIMDFTDLVAKRDSVYILSQEYKISDTEKVRVAIYNSQTAPDNQNFMSVQVSVQSSTREVLTAGLILAILTENNSRANWQDFDRFRDISPDDGFEAINFLNMDTVLEQHPNWVRNDTLILRVNLFLDSCNKTEPILLFDDGPTDVLRRLLDVYYKLFYEGLKGNKRDYALCLFQDGKEFALQAFHNNVLQIGLKLGKDAEVAKIIVYKL, from the coding sequence ATGGACTCGCTAATAATCCAACCGTTGACCGCAAAGAGTCTACTCCATGTTACGCGCTACAGGCTAAAATGCACCATTATGGATTTCACGGATCTGGTAGCGAAACGTGATTCTGTTTACATTCTGAGCCAAGAGTATAAGATATCAGATACAGAGAAAGTGCGGGTCGCCATTTACAATAGCCAAACTGCACCAGATAATCAGAATTTTATGTCGGTACAAGTGAGTGTGCAAAGTAGTACCCGAGAGGTCTTAACCGCAGGCTTGATATTGGCAATCCTAACTGAAAACAATAGCAgagcaaattggcaagatttcGACAGGTTCCGGGATATATCTCCAGACGACGGTTTTGAGGCAATCAACTTCTTAAACATGGACACTGTCTTGGAGCAGCATCCAAACTGGGTTCGAAACGATACGCTAATATTGCGTGTGAATTTGTTTCTGGATTCTTGTAATAAAACTGAACCGATCCTTCTATTCGATGATGGTCCAACTGATGTCTTAAGGAGACTTTTGGACGTCTACTACAAGCTCTTTTACGAAGGGTTAAAAGGCAATAAACGCGACTATGCATTGTGCTTATTTCAGGATGGCAAAGAGTTCGCGCTGCAGGCGTTCCATAATAACGTCCTTCAAATCGGATTGAAACTTGGGAAAGATGCTGAAGTAGCGAAGATAATTGTGTACAAgttgtga